The Plectropomus leopardus isolate mb chromosome 1, YSFRI_Pleo_2.0, whole genome shotgun sequence sequence AGAGACTGACCTGCTGGATCCAACTTTGAATAGATATTAATAGTTTGGTGTTGGAGAACGATAAACAAACGATCAAGACGCAACAGTATGTAGTAGCTTGGTTGCAGTGTCTCACCTCTTGGCCTCTGCGGGGTTAAAACTTGACGTCTCCCTTCTTCCTATTTTATCGCTGTAACCTGACAACTACTATTGCAAAGATTGCAGCTTAGGAAGCTTAGCTGCAGCAGCGAGTGACctttacttttattatgaaaatttctatttcatcattattataGAGTGAAATCTATGCATATGATCAGCACAatggatttctttttcattagtTGTGTAAAATGCCACTCAGTGAGTGGAGGGGCAGCCGGGGCTGCCTGCCAGATTACCCCTCTCCCCCACTGAAGGGATCTGACAATTGGAATTAATATGCGTGGAGCTTTCCCTCCCCATTTGTTGGCTGAGGTTTTCCAGGAAACTTTATCAGGGGTAACATTATCGAGAGCTTTGCCAAGAGCTTCTTCATCATGCTCACATCCGAGCCTGCCCAACACTTGTCACTGTCAATCATAAGGTGATAATACACAGATGATTCTCTCATTTGGTTTAATAAAATCTCCAGGCTTATTTCAACTGCAGTCATTACAGCAAATAATTGCTGCATTGAGGTTTTAGCCAGGCCATAGCCTCCGGGATAAGGAAAGACTACTGCTATATGAAggattttgctgatgttttttttttttcgtatgCTTTACTCCCCAGTTGTTCATATTTctaaaatgaatattacatttgAATCTAGATTTGGCTTTCCTTATTCAAACTAACATTGTTATTGCATATTATCTGGACGTGGAGTcatcttttttcacttttttatgtgTGCACTGTCAAGACAGGTTGCACCAGGGACTGCCAATTGTAATTCTTAACTGTCATTTAAACCAAATTGTAGGCCTGAATCGGCGGGCCTAAAATTCTCTGAAGAAATGCGCTGACAGAAGGGAACATATTTcatgttaaatttaaattccAGCTGAAGGCATGTAGCTGGAAAATGCTGCCGAAACCACAGTATATATTAATCTTTCAGACAGGAACAATCAGACAATAAAACATCCTGTGACATCATTGATCTACatagcaaatataaaaaggGATCTGATGCTGATATGATGCTTACTATTCAAATgtgtgccaaaaaaatgcagtacTGTAACTTCCAGTTGCCTTGCACTTATCAGCATCAggtttctttttaccttttatcaCTCATATATATCTGAATTTAGATCAAACTTAATGCCAAGGAAGGGTATGTTATTTGACCTATACCAATAGCTGCAAATTTTCCAGTATAAAAGCAAATCAAGCTCCAGTGGGTCACATATTCAATTAGTTAATCCAATCTTCACACTTTAATTATATTCATTAGTATATCTGTTTGACCAAACAAGGTCATAATAGTTGATTAGATAAGGATTCAAtggcaaagacaaaaaactcaTTACAAAAGCAGTGGCGTGGATATTTGCACCCTTGTTTGTGTCAGACAGTTTGACTCAATGTCGATGAAGGCAAAGCAGGCATAAACTTATTTGTTTTGAGGTGGTCTTTGATTTGTACATGTCAAAAGAGTGATGGTGACCTTGCGTTATTGGCTGCCCCAATAAAGAAGCAGGACACTAATTACCTTTGTCAGTGAAGTGTACTTGGGACAATATACAATCAGATAACAATAATAGAGTCAATAATTTGTATTTACTCTGAAACTTGGACAATGTCATTTCTCCCAATTAATGCAATCACCCATGCagtaaattagttttttttctcacccagAAAAATAATTAGGGGTAATTGTTAggaaatcaatcaatcagcaGAATGAACTGCCAATGAAGCGTGGTCAACGCTAAAGAAATGTGTGACACAGATGGCTTGGATGCACCTTACCCTCAAGGGACTTTTGCTGTGCAGAACACCGAAACATTCAAATTAAGCcaataaaaaagtgtgtattattttcatgtttatcaAAGTGCCCTGAAGCACTTTTAGGGGACTCTGATATCTTCTGTGAAAACTGAACAGATAATGTATTGGatgaaaagaaaccaaaaagacaatgaccagATGTCTCTGCAGTCCTCTAGCTCTTttgtaaacctttaaaaaatgcatattattattattatttaataattatattaacaataaagtctacttaaaaaatctttaactagtttcagcagcaaaaacaactCTAATAAGCCTTTTCATACAATGAAAACTATTCATGtcaaagtttaataaaaagttaaatatttcaaaaattattatAGCTTTGATGGggatttttgcctttaataGATAGGTCAGGAGATTGCTAACGTGAAagcgggagagagaggggaagacatgtagcaaagggccgCAAACCGAAATCGAACAagcagccgctgcagcaaggacacagccttcaTGTATGGGATGCCTGCAGTTGAATTACTAGCCTACTTAACTGAGCTGTTTGATTAAAACTGGGGTgtccaaacattttaaatatgggGGTCGgattaaataatgtgaaaatagcTGCGAGCCAGCTGCTAAATTACCAATTACACAAAtgcaactgtttcatctttaaGTGATCAAGTATTCAACTTACCACTGTTCCTGAAAGTGGTGGCCCTCGCTGTCGACTCACTGCTTATTTGCCATTGCCATGTCTGCAACCTTGCAAGAAATATCTGGTGTTAGGCCActgtttatttgcttatttactgtctgtttctgaaaacatattagTTTCATCTAGCTACATACTTCCTACTTTTACAAACTGTATGGTGGTCATGaggttaataaaaataaatacgaagtgatcttgcttgattaacAAATATTATGTTCATCATAGTATATATACAAGACAAGCTAAAGGCCGTTAAAATCAGTCTGAGGGCCACAATTAGCCTCCAAACCAGACTTTGGATATGACTGCATTCAAACATGGTTACATGACAAGATGGCAACCATAGACAGGCCATCGCAACAGGGTGACAGACAACAGCcagtggacattttttcagacattttgacatgtcattgtAATTAAAGCACAGGTAGCCTAATCAATAACTCAATCAACTGCTTTCCATTTTGATAAGCCGGTATGAAGGCCCTGTATTTTGCATTCTGGGTTGATGCTATGGCTAACTGGGATTGGACCTGagccatttttaatgttattagttcAACTTGTGCCTTTCCTGCTATGTAAAGGAAAaagttgtttctttgttgtttcttaatatgtttgtttctttcttttgtttttcattctttgttcatttctttgtttcttttactaAAGAAACGGGGCAATTTGTAGGCTTCTTACCGTTTGAGTGACAGCAAACCCTGGTGTACCTACTTTTTCCACACACTAAAGCTCGCACTCCCTTTCACGTGACGGACACACCAGCAAATCAAATGGCAGGATATTTATTCCGAGAACCAATGAAAATCCGTAGTTTTCCAACGAAACGCCCCTCATTATGTTAGATTGACCTCCGGTTTCTGTGTCTGTCAAATTATTTAGCTAGCCATGTTAGCTTGTTAGCCGGGATGACACCCAAAGGAATGGCGAGCCTCTGAGCAGTTTCTGCGAAGATCTCACCGATACACACCATAGCATCATCGTTAAAAGGACTTTTACAGCTCTCTAGAAAATACGGTGAGTTATATCATGATGTTGTTTAATTTGCAATGGCTAAAATTAAAGGAATTGTCAAGTTGCTGGCAACGCCAAAGGTAGCATTAAAAGCTAATGCTATATATAACGTTCAGAGAGTTGAGGAAAGCAGGTGAGACAACGTCAGTATGTGGACATTAACATTAACTAGTCTTACGCTTTTAAATAGTATTTAGTCATATTTCCAGTTGTCAGCTAGGTACTTAACGTTTACGTTAGTTTTAACTGCCTACCATAGGTCCATACTGTTTTGCTAACGTAACGTTAGCATTGTTCTGACGAATGACACGATAACTCGATATCCTGTCAAGAATCCTACAGTATTAATAGCAGTTTTTCAGAAAGAAGGAATCTTTGGTGTTGTCACCTTACCACAGCTTACATTGGCTTTACAATACACCCTTTGAACGTCGACAACAACACAAGTACTAGCATACTCCATGAAACAGCTAAGTTAGCACGAAGCTAAGCTATCCCAAACAATCTCACTTTAACTCTTTACGTGGTAGTAACGTTAGCTGTTGCTCACTTTGTACTTGGTCCACACTGAACGTTGGGACATTTTAATGTCAGCTGTCAAGTTGCAACGATATATCGATACAGTGTTAGCGAGACGACATTAGATCACATGTAAGTACTtgattgtgtgtatgtttacaaGTTGTTGGTGGGTGTATTTGACGGTATTGCAGCAACAATCACTTGTTTCATGCGTCTGTTTTTAACATCACAGCAGCGGATGGCCCGGACAGCACTTGTCGTTGGACCTACATAGATAAGGGGACGCCAATCTGAACCTCTGAATGAGTAATGAACCTAAACCCCTTCTGGAGCATGTCTGCCAATACAAGTCGTAAGGTATACACATTGCATTATAATGCGTTAGGCCTATACAATGCCTTGGCGGCAGGCTAGAcattcaacctttttttttttaagtagcagGATAGTACCATCATATATTCACTGTCCAACTTAAGTTTTTTCacattgatatatatatatatgtattgatCTTGTTGACTGTTTAATTGTTGGATTCCTTAAAGGCCTTAAGGCATCTATGTAAAGTTTGTATTTCTGTTGAAAAACCAGGGCAGATTTAAACTGATTCCCATATGCTATGGAGTTGTGACTTTCTCTCCCAGTGAATTAGTGTACTAGATCTGCGTCACCAGCACCGTGTCAATATGAAGACGATGTATGTGCACACAACAGACACaactttgttttaagttttagaCGTCAATCATTTGATATTTGAGAAAGCTGGCTAATTTTTCAGTTTGGTtcattgagtttgtttttgagtgttgGCATTTATTTATGAGATGTCCTCATGCCTGCACCTTTCTCCACTTTGGAATCTTGACAAACTGGAAATGTTGAAAGAGTGTGGTCTCCTATTTAGTTTTTGcaaagaaatataattttaaattggCATCTCTCCTCAAATCCAGTAAAAGTATGACTGAAAATTTTGGATTTTGATGACTAGAATCCATCCTCTTTCTCAGTGAAGAATGACTAAGTATAATTTGTGTCAGTGGTTTTATACAGTTAGCTTGTGCTAGACTGATTTCCCACAAACAAAGGGTAGGGAAGGTACATATTTAGCATGCAGGTGCAACCTGCCTGAGGCAAGGAGGAGGCAAACATTGCACCTTGAGCATGGGtgtgagttcattttttttctgcctagTCAAAGGgacatttcaaacattatttAGTGAGCTCTGACTTCAATGAATGTACAGGCTAAATCTGTTGCATTAGCACACTGTTCGCTGCAAACATTCCTGGCATACTTGTAGTAGTCATCGGCAGCATTCGTTTTGGCTTCCTGACGGATTCCTGCTGCTGTGACACTGTGTACTGTAATGACTCTCCTCATTCTGACAAGCATCAGTAAGATACAGTGATAGCTGTACATGAAAGTGCTCTTGTCTAGACACTGCTTCCTGATAAGCTGCAAACCAGATGGGCAGTGTAATGTGAGAGGTTGGTCACAGCACAGGGTTACTACCCTGGGCCATTAGTCTACTATAGAGTGTACATAATGGCTCATAAACAGTAGCCTTCTCTAATCTGGCTCTCAAGACTTTAATTCTACCTGCTTTTCACAtagctagattttttttttatttctgttatttctcATACATAACAGCAGAGAGCTGACAGTGAGGAAAAGGGTGGGCACGGGGAACAGAGAGCCAGCCCAGCCCGGCTGCCCTTTGGCAAAAAGCAGCTTCCACCCATTCCTAAGAATGCAACCCCCATTACCAAGCCTGCATCAACTGGCACCCCAGTCCAGTCAGCAAATGGCACACATGCCTCCTATGGCCCCTTTTATTTGGAGTACTCCCTGCTGGCTGAGTTGTAAGTATTGGACCTCTGTCAGAATCAAAAGtttagtgtgtttgtttatattccTTTTGCGGTTGTTCCATTGTATTTTCCTtgttatttcttgtttgtttttatttggagttcctttttaaaatatgtctgttAGCTCTTGCTTTTAAAACACATAGGTATAGTGTGTATTAAATTAGGCTCAAAGTTTCCCTTCAATTTGGAACCCAAGAAGTTAATAAAGGATAAGCATgcatttctccctttttttaatcaatctgACTTCTTGCCATGTGACCTGCAGCACACTGGTGATTAAGCAGAAACTCCCTGGAATTTATGTCCAGCCATCCTACAAATCAGCACTAAGTAAGGACCCTCTTTTTAAAGTTCGTTCTATTTCATATATACACTAATAAAATGGGGCTACTCGCAGATTCCTTCTTGAACACTCAACATAtactatgttgaaaaacatATATATCGAAATTAAGACAAAACTTGCTGTGCATTTACACTGGTTGTCTCTGCATGACTCGTACCTGTGTTGATTGAAGTAAAGATTCTGAAGTACCATTTGTCTCCCACTTAGTGTGGTTTGGGGTCATATTCATCAGACATGGCCTGTACCAGGATGGAGTCTTCAAATTCACTGTGTATATTCCTGATAACTATCCAGATGGAGAGTGTCCTGTAAGTATAGTGTgctcacttttttgtttttttactttacaaaaaaaaagactggtgTTTGTGCTTATTGTGATGATTTTCCAAGATCTTCCAAAGGATtggaaaaaaacctcaaaatatctAATTGCCATCTTAATATGTTAAATCTCTTCTACACGTTTTTCAAGATATGTTAGCAAAGTGACTATTatggataaaataaaagactCTAAAGGACTCTTAAGAGTTGTAGTAAGTGAAAGCTGACAAACAGTGAAACTTGAACTTTGTGTTTCAGAACaatcataaaaattaaatatagttGAGGTTGACGTTGAAccataaaaatctttttttttttttttttttagaaactagTATTTGACATCCCAGTCTTCCATCCCCTTGTTGACCCTGTGTCTGGAGAGCTTGATGTCAGAAGAGCTTTCACTAAATGGAGGTatgctttttgcttttatgcTAATACAATTTAATCTCCTATATGCTTTTTCAAACAAGAACATTTAAGTGAAAactaaattattcattttgtgtACCAAATGAAACTACTCTCTCCACACCACACCACCCCACCTCACCCTGAGCCAGTTCAGCTCGGTCAGTGTCTCTCTCGGACAGTTTATTCAGCTGGACGTTAAGTCAGCCAAACAGAATGagtctgaaaggaaaaaaataatacaaataacaaagttttaaaaaaacaaattgagtGTGGTGTTAAATCAGAGTAAGAATATCTTGGATTATCCAtgcaatttcatattttaaaatgtcatcatttagAACAGGGTTATGAATGTAACTACAGTTCTATGATGgtatagtgtttgtttttaataaggAAATAAACCATTTGTTTACAGTGCAAGTCTTCTTAGTTTTCCTACTTTGAAAAGGGGACCAACAAGTGCTTTTATACACAAATATTCCTGTCAAAAAGGTTTAATGATATTATCAACTTCTCATGTTGTGTACTTGTAGACGGAATCACAACCATATCTGGCAAGTCTTGATGTACGCACGTACAATTTTCTACAAGATCAATACCACGGAACCACTGAACCCAGAGGCGGCTGTGCTGTGAGTGTCTCAGCcccttttcaagtgtttttagcCTATAGTAAAAGATTAACCATGACAAAGCAGCACTGTGGGATGTTGCTGAAGTataagagtatttttttaaaatctagatGAAACTGCATTCCAAGAGTGTCTAGCTTCAGTATTGTGACACATTTCTGAGTGAAGTGGGATAGGCAGGCGGGACATACTGTATAATTCCATGGGTGGTACATAATAGAGAGGACTTCAATTTGATTGTTGAAAAGTGGGCATGTCATAACAAACCCATCTGTTAGGGAGAGAGATAAAGCCCATTGTATGCTCAGTGTAGATGCTGAATCAGTCCACTGTAAAATGCCTTGAGCATAATCTTGAGCTGTTGCAGATACCACTTTTCCTTAAAGTGAATAAATTCTAGCCAGCAGGCCGTAAGCACGGTATTTTAAGGAAACGGAACATAAGGTTTGAGGTGGGTAACACCTGAAGACACACTGACATACCATGCTGTTGCTTTCTAGATAACCAATGAGTCTTAGCTCTGTGTGGCTAGGAGCTAAAAGGTGCAGATTGATTCATGGGTGGATGTTATTGTATTATTGGTTGTTACTAGCTTACATAAGCACaggtaatattttgttttacaggaagaaaacataatttgaatTTGATATAGGAATactaaaaaattgtttttgtccccgggtttttttgggggagcaTATATTGTTgtccatattgtttttttacagtgacacaAACCAAAAATGGGATGAATACTATTTACTGTCCTTTGCACATGaaattctaaaaaaagaaaaaaaaggtgttattTGTATTCCGGAGAAGAGACCAGCTTTTAcatttagctcttttttttcttttagcaatTCATTTTGCAGTGCCTTATGCATGTCTTTTAACCTCCTCTGCatcaaaaatgtctaaatttgcTTTAGGCTTAAGTTATAATTAGTGTTTTAAATGAGttgtaaaacttttttccccccctacAGATATGAAAAGGACGTTCAGTTATTCAAAAGTAAGGTGGTGGATAGTGTGAAACTATGCAACAGTCATCTTTTTGACCAACCCAAGATAGAGGATCCCTACGCAATAAGGTTAGTAAACTGTCCCCAGTTTTAACATTCCACCACCCACACCACTACAAGAAAACACACCCTGTaatccactgtgtgtgtgtgtgtgtgtgtgtgtgtttgtgtttgtgtgtgtgtgtttgtgtgtgtgtgtgtgtgtgtgtgtgtcatgaaaCTCAGAGGGGAAAAAGGTTTTCTCTCACTCACATCGCCACTCTTATCCATTTCATAGTTTTTCCCCCTGGAACCCAGCTGTTCATGAGGAAGCAAAGGAGCGAATGTTCACAAGCAAAGTAAGTTATGAAAAAACATAGTCAAATTAAAACCCAAAAACTTTGGTTAAACTAGATATTGAGCTACAAGCATTTTGATTGGTTGAGTAGTTCCTGTCACGTAACTGCTAATTTGCCTTTGTTGCTCTAGAGACGGCCTGAGGATCACCACAAGGGAACGCAAGTGTCAGGGCTGTCTTGGGTGAAGCCTGGGTCGACACAGCCCTTCAGCAAAGACGACAGTCCTCCACAGAGCTGAACCTGcgctgtctctgcagcagccacTAGAGGGAGGCATGTGCATCAGATGCCACGCCACTGGCTTGCCTCAGCTGTTTATGTGAACTGGATCCTTGAAACAGTTGGGAGAACTTTATGTTAAATCTCCACGTTATTGCTCAGCTTTAAAAGCTTTGTAGGCATCTCCTCAAACAGCTTTAGAATAAGGAAACCAAGTTTGTATTATATGTAAATCGACGATGACAAATGGATGTCTCAGCAACATCATTTAGGCTGTGATGCAATCAAAGAGCTTTCTCATTTAGATTTTCAGATCCATGCACATGTTGGGCTCGGTGATACAACATACTGTCCCAAAAGGAGCTGAAAAGAATGAGTAAAGCATTCATGTGGTAAGTATAGGGGACAAAATGATCTCGACCACTTGTTGAAATTGGCTCAGGACTGTTTATTTGTCAGACTTGGAATGTTGTCAGTCACAGCTGTGTGAATGAAACCTCCTAAACGCCACCCCTCCCATTACGCAATTAGATTGACatgatttgttttatgtttcttattggacaatgatttctttttaatccCACTGAGTAAACTATTGTCTTAGTTtctaatataaatatatgaatatatatataaagcagaGCAGGCAGGTATGGTTTTAAATGAGATCTAAATAAGGAagctcatttattttattttgtctgatttttaaatcattttgaatgttttatgtaCCTTTTGGCTGTCAGTTATTAAAGGTTTGATGTGTAAATAATGGATGCTGTGCTAAGCTTTGACTTTTATAGACCTGTCTACATTGAAGGTGGATTTATTAAGTGGATTCTTTGGTTGTCTTTGCAAATGTTTCTTCAGCTTCCTCACAGCTCTGGTCATCCCAGATCAAATAAGTTACTGCAGGATTCCCACATAAGTCTGAGGGAAAATCAGAGATGTATTTTGGTAAGGTTTGGTTATTAATTAGGTTCTCAGCTGCACAAAATCGATTTTTGTCCAGCTGCAAGAACATATCGTTTCTGTTGTGCCAGACAAATGTCATG is a genomic window containing:
- the LOC121937896 gene encoding AKT-interacting protein isoform X1 codes for the protein MNLNPFWSMSANTSRKQRADSEEKGGHGEQRASPARLPFGKKQLPPIPKNATPITKPASTGTPVQSANGTHASYGPFYLEYSLLAEFTLVIKQKLPGIYVQPSYKSALMWFGVIFIRHGLYQDGVFKFTVYIPDNYPDGECPKLVFDIPVFHPLVDPVSGELDVRRAFTKWRRNHNHIWQVLMYARTIFYKINTTEPLNPEAAVLYEKDVQLFKSKVVDSVKLCNSHLFDQPKIEDPYAISFSPWNPAVHEEAKERMFTSKRRPEDHHKGTQVSGLSWVKPGSTQPFSKDDSPPQS
- the LOC121937896 gene encoding AKT-interacting protein isoform X2, translating into MNLNPFWSMSANTSRKRADSEEKGGHGEQRASPARLPFGKKQLPPIPKNATPITKPASTGTPVQSANGTHASYGPFYLEYSLLAEFTLVIKQKLPGIYVQPSYKSALMWFGVIFIRHGLYQDGVFKFTVYIPDNYPDGECPKLVFDIPVFHPLVDPVSGELDVRRAFTKWRRNHNHIWQVLMYARTIFYKINTTEPLNPEAAVLYEKDVQLFKSKVVDSVKLCNSHLFDQPKIEDPYAISFSPWNPAVHEEAKERMFTSKRRPEDHHKGTQVSGLSWVKPGSTQPFSKDDSPPQS